In one Alnus glutinosa chromosome 12, dhAlnGlut1.1, whole genome shotgun sequence genomic region, the following are encoded:
- the LOC133850978 gene encoding Golgi apparatus membrane protein-like protein ECHIDNA — MDLNPPAGENYANPKTCLFHVVFKAAALAFYILSALFVNNFVIIFVVTVLLAALDFWVVKNVSGRILVGLRWWNEINDLGESIWKFESLDQESLARMNKKDSWLFWWTLYLAAAAWILLAIFSLIRLQADYLLVVGVCLTLSIANIVGFTRCRKDAKQKIQQFASQTIASRVSSTIQSAFSVV, encoded by the exons ATGGATCTCAACCCG CCTGCTGGAGAAAATTACGCCAACCCGAAGACATGTCTCTTTCATGTTGTTTTCAAG GCTGCAGCATTGGCATTTTACATCCTTTCTGCCCTTTTCGTTAATAACTTTGTCATCATTTTTGTGGTGACTGTTCTTCTTGCTGCTCTTGATTTTTGGGTAGTCAAGAATGTGAGTGGGCGTATTTTAGTTGGTTTACGGTGGTGGAATGAGATAAATGATCTTGGTGAGAGTATATGGAAATTTGAATCGCTTGACCAAGAG TCATTGGCCCGCATGAACAAGAAAGACTCTTGGCTGTTCTGGTGGACCCTATACCTAGCG GCAGCTGCATGGATCTTGCTTGCAATATTCTCTCTCATAAGGCTTCAAGCTGATTATCTCCTCGTTGTAGGAGTTTGTTTAACCCTCAGTATTGCAAATATTGTTGGCTTCACCAGATGTCGCAAAG ATGCTAAACAGAAGATTCAACAATTTGCTTCCCAGACCATCGCATCTCGGGTCTCATCCACCATACAATCAGCATTCAGTGTTGTCTGA